The window CGGTCGACCCCACCCGCCTGCTGGCCGGGCCGTCCGCGGACGCAATGGAACTGCCTTGCCTGTTGCGGGAGTTCGCCGACCGGACCGTCGGCCCGATCACGGAGGCGGTCGACGTCTCGTGGGCGCGCCCCGGCAGCCGGGTCTGGCGCATCACCGGCTCCGGTGGTGGCACCTGGTACCTCAAGCGGCACCGCGCGGTGGGCTTCCACACCCGGGAGGTGGCCGCCTACCGGATGTGGGCGCCGGCGCTCGGGCACCACGCTCCCCGCCTCGTCGCGGCCGACACGGCGACGCAGGCCGTCGTCATCACCGCGCTGGCGGGGCGGTCCCCGCACGGCATGGTGCTGGACCCGGCGGTCGAGGTCCTCGTCCAGCGGGAGCTGGGCCGCCTCGCCGCCGCCCTGCACCACTGCACGCCGGACGAGCCGGACCAGCCGGTCTCGCCCGACCCGGCCTCGGACAAGGTCCTGCGTCACCTGGAGGCGGCCCGGCCCCACCTGGCCGACGGGGACGAGGAGCTGGTCCTCGCCGCCGCCCGCACGTACGACGGGCTCCCGCGGCCCGAACTCGTACCCACGCACGGGGACCTGCAGTACCGAAACGTCCTCCTCGCCGACGACGGCGAAGTGCGGCTGTTCGACTTCGAGCGGTCCGAGTACGCCACCCGCACCAGGGACATGGTCCGTCTGAGCGACACCTGGGCCGGCCGGCCCGAGCTCCGTGCCGCCTTCCTCGGCGGGTACGGACGGCCGCTCACGCCCACCGAGGTGGTCCGCCTGGACTGCGAGGCCGCCTTCGACTCGGTCGCCGGCATCGCGTACGGCCACAGCCACCACGACCCCGAGGTCGTCGAGCGCGGCCGTCGCACCCTGCGCCGTCTGCGCACCGCCCGGCGCCCGTGAGGCCGGCCGCATCGGGACCACCCCGGGACGCGCCGCGACCGGACGGGGACAGGCCGGGCGGCCAGGGACCGGCCTGAGACCTCCAGGAACGGGCCTCCTCGCGGAGGTTCAGAGGGTCTCGCTCAGCGAGTCCGCCAGCCTGCGCCGCGCCGCCCGTGTCGCCGGCAGCGCGGCCGCCGCCAGCGCGCCCAGCACCGCTCCGACGATCACTGTCAACAGCACGGGCCATGGCGGCAGCTGAGCAATTCCGGCACCGATTCCGCTTGATGCGCCCTGGGTGTCGACCAGCCAGCTGCCGGACAGCACTCCCACCGTCGTGCCCACGACGGCGGCTGCCAGCGCGGTCAGTCCGGCGGCCGTCACGATCATCGAGCCGATCTGGCGCGGTGTCAGTCCGATCGCCTTCAGCGCGAGCAGGTCCCGACCCCGGTCCCGTACGCCTGTACTGATCAGCGTCAGCAGCTCGATCAGCCCGATCAGGGCCAGGACCGCGATGAGTGCGGCGATCACTCCGCGCGCCGGCTCCAGCCGGTCGACGGGGTTCGGTGTCTCCCGGACCTCCAGCGCTCCGCCGTCCACCCCGGCGAGCGCGGCGCCGACCGCCCGGGGATCCGCGCCCTCGCGCAGTACCAGAGCGTGGTAGTCGGCACGCAGCCCCGGATCGCGCTCGCGCAGTGCGTCGATGGTCGTGGTGATCACCCGGCCGCCCGATTCGGGTTCGATGGTGCGGCCGACGACGTGCAGGATCTGCGGCCGTCCCTCGACGGTCATCCGCACCCACGCGCCGACCCGCACTCCGAGGAGGTCGAGCAGTCCCTGCCCGGCCACCGCCTCGTCCGGACCGCTGACCGCGCGTCCTTCCACGACCTTGGAGGGGTACGGGTCCCGGGCCGTGCCCAGCCCCCGGAGGGTGATCGTTCCGGTCTGTCCGGGCACGAGCGCCGCCATCTCGGCGCCCGGGTGGACCGTGGCGATGTCCGGGATCGCCGCGAGGGCCTGCGCCAGGTCCGCCTCGGTGGACGCCGCGGGCTGCCCGGACCGTACGGTCAGTGCCGCGGCCAGTCCCATCTGCGCGGGCCGGCTGCGGAACTGGTCCAGCGTCGACCAGGCGACGAGCGCGACCGTGATGAGGACCAGCGGGAGTGCGAGCCGGGCCACGGGCAGGAGCGTCCGGCCGCGCCGCGGGAACGCCGCGCGCCAGCCCAGTACGAGGGCGGGAGCCACGCGTACCCCGAGGGCCCGCCGGCCGAGCGCGGTCATCGGCGCGGCGGTCGGCAGCGCCGCCCGGGCCACCGGCACCGGCGGGACCCGTCCGGCCCGCCAGGCCGAGAGTCCGGTGGCGGCCGCAATGAGCAGTACGGCGCCGCAGGGGACGCCGATCATGAGCGCGGTGTGGCCGGGCAGGTCCTGCCACACGGCCGCGGCCTCGCCGATCCGCCCGGGTATCCGGGCGCCCAGCAGCGCGATCGCCGCGGTGCCGAGGGCGACGCCGAGGAGTGCGAAGGCCAGGTGCTGTACGAGGAAGCCGCGGGTCACCTGGCCGGGGGTGAAGCCGACCGCCTTGAGGATCGCGATGTCCCTGAGCTGGCCGCGTACCCGGGCACCGATCGCTCCGGCGGCGGCGAGCGCCGCCGCGAGCAGTGCGCCGAGCCCGAAGACGGCGAACATCTGGCCGAGCAGCCGGTCGTCGCCGCCCGCCTCCGCCCGTGCCTGCTGCCACTTGGTGACCTGGGCGACGCGGTCGGCGCCGAGGACGGTCACGGCGCGCTGGACGGCGAAGTCGGTGTCGTCCGGATCCTGCAGGCGCAGGCCCACGCTCTGCCCGGTCTCGCCGTGGGCGATCCCGTCGAGGGTGTCGGCGAGGATCCAGCCGATGCCGGGCCCGCCGCCCGGGTGGTAGCGGGGCTCGGCCACCTCGGCGATCCCGCGCACCCGGAGTGCGTGCGGGGCGCCGTCCGGGCCGGTGACCCGTACGGTGTCGCCCGGCTCCGCCCAGAGTGCCCGTGCGACCGAGGCCTCCAGTACGACGGCGGCTCCGCCGCCGGTGCCGGTGCCGGTGTCGGTGTCGGTGTCGGTGTCGTCGTCGGGTCCGGAGAGCCAGCTTCCTGCGGTGAGCAGTGGCCTCCCGGTCTCCGGGGGTGCTGCCTCGGCCGCGCGGAGCGACACTCCGACCCGGGCGCCACGGGACTCGACCGTCGTCGCCGCCGTGCGGTAGGGGCCGGAGACGGCTGCGACCCCGTCCATGCGGGACAGGGCGGCCGTGTCGGCCCCGGCGCGGGTGTGCAGCCAGATGTGTGCGCCGTGGGACTGGTTGAAGACGCGCTGCCAGGGGTTGGCGGCGTAGCTGAACAGTGCGCCGGCGAGCAGGAGCGAGGCGATGATCCCGGCGCTGGCCAGGACGACGAAGAGGGCTTCGCCGCGGTGTGCGCGGAAGTCGGCGTGCGCCCAGCGCAGGGTGGCCCGCACGGTCACTCCTTCGGTTCCGGTTCCAGCTCCAGGACGCCGGAGACGCCGCGGGCCGGTGTGCGTCGTCCGCCGCCGAGCTGCGCGTCGTCGGCTATGCGCCCGTCGAAGAAGCTGATGACGCGGTCGGCGGCGCTGGCCATCCGGGCGTCATGGGTGACCATCATGATCGTCTGGCCGCGCTGGTGGAAGCGGGAGAGCAGGCGCAGCACCTCGCGGGTGCCCTTGCTGTCGAGACTGCCGGCCGGTTCGTCGGCGAGCAGCAGCGCGGGGTGGTTGACCAGGGCTCGGGCGAGCGCGACCCGCTGCTGCTCGCCGCCGGACAGTTCGCCGGGCATCGACCGCTCGCGGCCTTCGAGGCCGAGTTCGGCGAGCAGTTCGGCACGCGAGGCGCGGGCGGCCTTCGGGGAGGCGCCGGCGAGCAGGGCGGGCAGTTCGACGTTGTCGGCGACGGTGAGGTTCGAGACCAGGTTGAAGAACTGGAAGACGACGCCGATGCTGCGGCGCCGCAGGACCGCCCAGCGGGCTTCCCGGTACTCGTCGACGCGTTCTCCGCCGAGCCACAGCTTTCCGCTGTCGGGGCGCTGGAGGCCGCCCATCAGGTGCAGCAGCGTGGACTTGCCGGCTCCCGAAGGCCCGGTGATCGCGACGAACTCGCCCGGCTGGACGGACAGGTCGACCCCGCGTACGGCGTGCACCGGCACGCCCTCGCCGTGGTGGGTCTTGGTCAGGCCCTCTGCGCGCACGATGGGCTCGGCGGGGGCGACCGGGTCGGCGGGCACGCCAGGAGCGGCGGTGGTGGCGTCGTCGCTCATTCCAGCTCCTCCTGGCAGCGTTCGAGCCAGTCGAGGTCGGCCTGCAGGTGCAGCATGGCGCCCTCGATCAGCAGTTGGGAGATCTTGTTGTCGCGGTCCTCCGCCGCGGCCAGCTTGGACAGGTCCCGCATCGTGTTGAGGTACTGCCGCCGCTGCTTGTTGATCAGTGCGACCGGATCTGCCAGACCCGACTGCGGTGCGAGCGCGATCTTCATGAAGAACTCGTCCCGTACCCGGGGCTCCTCGGCGGTCTCCTCGAACCAGGCCAGTACGGCCTCGCGTCCGGCGTCCGTCAGCCGGTACGTGCGCTTGTTGGGCCGGCCCGCCTGCTCGACGTCCTCGCCCTCGATCAGGCCGCTCTTCTCCAGCCGGCCGAGGGTGACGTAGATCTGGCCGACGTTGGGCTGAGGGTACGCGGCGCCCAGGAGCTTCTCAAGGTCCTGCTTCAGCTCGTAACCGTGCGCAGGGCTACGGGTGAGGAGCGCAAGGAGCGCCAGCCGCACTCGCTCCCCCTCCTTCCCGCTCCGTAGTCAACGGTTCACTCGGCAGCGGGCCGAGTTGCGCCGCTGTCCGTCTCGTCTGCCTGGGCGTCTAGTATCGCCCATGCCTAACGGGTATATATAGGCCACGATGGTCGGCGGCGCAGCCGGATCGTGCACTGGGAGGAATCTATGCGGTGGATGCGTGCCGCGGGTAGAGCTCTCCTGGTGGGAGCGGTCGTACTGGCGGGTTACACCGGTTTCGGCGTCCGCGCCGACGCGGGGACGGCCTCCGGTGCCGGTGACCGCGGTCCTCTGACGCTCGTCACGGCGGGCGATCTGACGGACTACCTCCCGCCGCTCCTCGACGACTGGAACGAGGCCCATCCCGACGAGCGCGTGACGCTCGTCGAGCTGCCCGACTCGGCGGACGAGACGCGGGCCCAGATGATCAGCGAACTGCGTTCGGGCCGTGACCGGTTCGACGTGCTGAACATCGACGTCGCCTGGACGTCGGAGTTCGCGGCGGCCGGGTGGATCTCCCCGCTGCGGCGTGACCGGTTCCCCCTGGACGCGTTCCTGCGGCCGGTCGTCGACACCGCGACTTTCGACGGGCGGCTGTACGCGGTCCCGTACGTCACCAATGCGGGACTGCTCTACTACCGCAAGGACATCCTGGAGCGGGAGGGCGAGGAGCCGCCGCGCACTTGGGACGAGCTGGCCCGCCAGGCCCGCACGATCGCTCCGGAGTACGGGCTGGACGGCTATGCCGGCCAGTTCCTGCCGTACGAGGGGCTCACCGTCAATGTCACCGAGGCCGTGCACTCGGCGGGCGGGTCGATCCTGCGCGACGACGGCGCCCGCGTGAGCGTGGACTCCGACGCGGCGCGCGCCGGGCTGCGGTTCCTCGCGGACGGTGTGCGCGAGGGCTGGATCCCCCGCGAGGCGCTCGGGTACAAGGAGGAGGAGTCGCGGCGGGCCTTCCAGGACGGCCGGCTGCTCTTCCTGCGGAACTGGCCCTACGTGTACGCGGACGCGAGCGACGCGGGGTCGAAGATCGCGGGCAGGTTCGGCGCCGTGCCGCTGCCCGGAGCCGACGGGCCCGGCACCAGCGTGCTGGGCGGGTCCAACCTCGCCGTGAGCAGCCATGCGCGGCATCCCGCGTCGGCGGCCGATCTGATCTCCTACCTGACCAGTGAACGGGTCCAGCGGCAGGTGCTCACCAAGGGCTCGCTGCCGCCGGTGCGCGCCGCGCTGTACGAGGATCCCGAGCTGGTCCGGGCGTATCCGTACCTGCCCACGCTCCGCCAGAGCGTGCTGTCGGCGGTGCCGCGCCCCAAGAGTGCGCGCTACGACCAGGTGAGCCTCGCCGTGCAGGCGGTGGCGCAGGACGTGATGGCGCTGCGCCAGACGCCCGAGGAGGCGACGGCGCGGCTCGCGCGCGAACTCGGGGCCATCTCCCGCAAGGGCTGATCGCGCTCCTCGGGCGCTGAGCCCTGCCGTTTCTCCGCTCGTCGACATCTTCACTCCCCAAGGGTTTCTACTTACATGTTAAGTAGAGACCCTTCTTCATGCATGCGGGCATTCATGCACAAACCATCCCAGCTTTGCGCTGTTTCTGGACACATCGTTGACACCTTCCGGTCGCTGCTACTTAACATGCATGCATAACAGCGCACCGATCCGGAGCGCTCTCGCATTCAGCAGACAGGTCGACGCGAGATGCTCAGCACCCTTCCGGCCGCCACCGGCCACCTCTCCCCCGCCGCTCCCGCCCCTGCCCCCTGGTGGCGTGACGCGGTGATCTACCAGGTCTATGTCCGCAGCTTCCTCGACAGCACCGGGGACGGCATCGGCGACCTGGCCGGCGTCCGGACCGGACTCCCCTACCTGCGCAAGCTCGGGGTCGACGGCATCTGGCTCAGCCCCTTCTACCCGTCGCCGCAGCACGACCACGGCTACGACGTCGCCGACTACTGCGGGGTCGACCCCGTCTACGGCGACCTCGCCGAGTTCGACCGGCTGGTGGCCGACGCCCGCCGGCTCGGGCTCAAGCTCCTGCTCGACATCGTCCCCAACCACTGCTCCAGCGAGCACCCGTGGTTCCGGGACGCGCTCGCCTCGGGACCCGGCAGCGCAGCGCGCTCGCGGTTCCACTTCGCACCCGGCCGCGGCCCGGACGGGACGGAGCCCCCCAACAACTGGCGCGCCATGTTCGGCGGACCCGCCTGGAGCCGGATCACCGAGCCCGACGGCACCCCCGGTGAGTGGTACCTGCACCTCTTCACTCCCGAGCAGCCGGACCTGAACTGGCGCGACCCCGCCGTGGGGGACGACTTCGAGCAGGTGCTGCGGTTCTGGCTGGACCGCGGGGTCGACGGTTTCCGCATCGACGTCGCCGCCGGACTGTTCAAGCACCCCGCGCTGCCCGACTCCGACGACCCCGGAGCGGACGAGCGGGCCCGCGACGCCGTCAACCAGCTGGCCTGGAACCGGCCCGAGGTCCACGACGTGTGGCGGCGCTGGCGCTCGGTCTGCGAGGAGTACACCGCCCGGGACGGTCACGAGCGGCTGCTGGTCGGCGAGGTGTCCGTGCCCACCGCACGCGAGCACGCCGAGTACGTCCGCCCCGACGAACTGCACCAGGCCTTCTTCTTCGACCTGCTCAGCGCACCCTGGGACGCGGACGCCTTCCGCGCGACGATCACCGAAGCGGTGCGCGACATCGCCGGCACCGGCTCCACCGTCACCTGGGTCCTCAACAACCACGACCAGGTCCGCACGGTCACCCGGTACGCGGGCGAGCCCGGGGTGGAAGGCAGCGGACTGGGAGCCGCCCGCGCCCGCGCCGCGGCCCTGCTGATGCTCGCGCTGCCCGGCGCCGCCTACGTCTACCAGGGCGAGGAACTCGGACTGCCCGAGGTCCTCGACCTGCCCGACGAGGTCCTCACCGACCCGATCTTCCTGCGCACGGGCAGCCGCAAGCACGTCCGGGACGGCTGCCGCGTGCCCCTGCCCTGGTCCGGGCACGCCTCCCCGTTCGGCTTCACCGGGGACGCGGCCGGCGCCAAGCCGTGGCTGCCACAGCCCGAGTGGTTCGCCGAGCACGCCACCGACCGCGCGCTGGCCGACACGCGTTCCTTCTGGCACCTCTACCGCGACGGCCTACAGCTGCGGCGCACCCTGCCGCAGCTCGGCGACGGCGCCCTGCGCTGGCTGGACGCTCCCGCCCAGGTACTGGCGATGGTCCGCGGCGACGGCCTGGTCTGCGCGGTCAACTTCGGCACCGAGCCGGTACCCGCCCCGGTACCCGGGACGGCGCTGCTCGCCAGCGGTCCCTGCCCCGACGGTGTCCTGCCCGCGGCGACCGCCGCCTGGTGGACGGCCGACTGCCCGGCCCCTGCCCCGGTCCTTGCCCCTGCCCCTGCCCAGATCCCCGGCGCCTGACCCACCGGTTCTCCCCGTTCCGCTTCCCAGTGCGGTCAGGGCCCGCCCCCCGGGGCACCTGACCTCCACGAAAGGACCCCTCTCATGCGACGACCCAGCAAGGCGACCCGACGTACCGCGGCCACCGCATCGGCGGCCTTCGCCCTCGCCCTCGGCGCCACCGCCTGCGGCAACGCCACCGGACCGGCGAGCGGCGGCGAACTGAGCGGCCAGACCGTGACCGTGGCCGGCGTCTGGACCGGCAGCGAGCAGAAGAACTTCAAGAAGGTCCTGGACGCGTTCACCGAGAAGACCGGTGCCAAGACGGTCTTCGTGCCCTCCGGCGACAACGTCTCCACCTTCGTCGGAAGCAAGATCGAAGGCGGCAACGCGCCCGACGTGGTGATGGTTCCCCAGGTGGGCGTGCTCCAGCAGTTCGCCAAGGAGGGCTGGCTCCAGCCCCTTTCCGACCAGACCACCCGCACGGCCGGCTCCACCCTCGCCCCCGTGTGGAAGAACTACGGCACCGTCGACGGCACGTACTACGGCCTCTACTTCAAGGCCGCCCACAAGTCGACGGTCTGGTACGCCCCGGAGGCCTTTGCCCAGGCCGGCGTCAACGAGCCCAAGAGCTACACCGACATGCTCAAGGCCGGCCGCACCCTCGCCGACTCCGGCCGCCCGGCCTTCGCCATAGCCGGCGAGGACGGCTGGACCCTCACCGACTGGTTCGAGAACATCTACCTCTCCCAGGCCGGGCCGGAGAAGTACGACCAGCTCGCCCAGCACAAGCTCAAGTGGACCGACGAGAGCGTCGTCAGGGCGCTGACCACCCTCGGAGAGCTGTTCAAGGACAAGCAGCTCGTCGCGGGCGGTGCCCAGGCGGCGCTCGGGACGGACTTCCCCTCCTCCGTCGCACAGGTCTTCGGCCCCGAGCCCAAGGCGGGCATGGTCTACGAGGGCGACTTCGTCGGCGGCGTCGCCAAGGACCAGTTCGGCAAGAAGCTCGGCACGGACGCCAAGTTCTTCCCGTTCCCCTCGGTCGAGGGCGGCAGGCCGCCGGTCGTCAGCGGCGGCGACGCGGCCGTCGTCCTCAAGGACGGAAAGAACAGCAAGGCCGGCATGAAGCTGCTCGAGTACCTGGCCGGCTCCGAGGCGGCGGAGGTCTGGGCCCGGGCCGGCGGCTTCCTGTCGCCGAACAACCAGGTCGACATCGCCTCGTACGGCGACGACATCACCCGCAGCACCGCCAACTCGCTGATAGCGGCGGGCGACTCGATCCGCTTCGACATGTCCGACCAGGCCCCGGCCGCGTTCGGCGGGACCAAGGGAGCGGGCGAGTGGAAGCTGCTCCAGGACTTCCTGCGCGACCCGTCGGACCCGCAGGGCACGGCCGCGAAGCTCGAGGCCGAGGCCGCCAAGGCCTACGGGAACTGAGGCGACTCTCATGGCTGACACCCTGACCGCCGCCCGCGGCGACATCGCCGACGGGCGGCGCCGGGCCCAGCGGAGGAAGCGCCGCCTCGCGGTCGTCTTCGTCCTCCCGGCCCTGCTGCTGCTCGGCGCGCTGGTCGTCTATCCGGTCCTCTTCTCCTTCGGCCGCAGCCTCTTCGACGCCGACGGCACCCGTTTCGTGGGCGCCGGGAACTACGCGGCGATCGTGCAGGATCCGGCCACCCTCAAGGCGATCCGCAACAGCGCGCTCTGGGTCGTCGTCGCCCCGACGCTGCTGACCGGACTCGGTCTGATGCTCGCCGTGCTCACCGAGAAGGTGCGCTGGGCGACCGCGTTCAAGCTGGTGCTCTTCCTCCCGATGGCCGTGTCGTTCCTGGCCGCGGGCATCATCTTCCGGCTCGCCTACGACCAGGACCCGGACCGGGGCGTGCTCAATGCCGCCGTCGTCGGCGTCCACGACAGCTTCGAGGACTCGGCCGCCTTCCCGACGGCCCGGGCCCGGGAGGGCCAGGGCGTGACCGGGAGCGCGGGCGGCCCGTACAGCACCGAGGGGACGCTGCGTCCCGGCAGTTCGGTCAGTCTCGGGTTCATAGGGGTGGCACCCGGCTCGATGCCCGCCGCAGCGAAGGCCGCGGCCACCGCTGCTCCGGTCGCGGACGCGATCGGGGGCGTCGTCTACCTCGACTTCGCCCCCGGCGGCGCCGGTACGCCGGGCAAGGTCGACCCGGGCGAGAACGGGCTGCCCGGTATGACGGTCGAGGCGGTCCGGGACGGCGGACGGGTGGCCGCGACCGCCGTCACGGCCGACGACGGATCGTTCCGCTTCACGGGGCTGGCCGACGGCGACTACACCGTCCGGCTGCCCGCGGCCAACTTCGAGGCCCCGTACCAGGGCGTGAACTGGCTCGGTCCGGCGCTGGTGACACCGGCCATCATCGGCGCCTACCTGTGGGTGTGGACCGGCTTCGCGATGGTCCTCATCGGCGC is drawn from Streptomyces sp. NBC_01232 and contains these coding sequences:
- a CDS encoding NUDIX domain-containing protein, giving the protein MSGSARHTVPVDVHLILRRDSLTGPEVLLSRRAGPVYATGLWHLPSGHLDPGEDMVAAVIREAREETGVLIAVEDVTAAVTVHHRPPRGTGSRIGVFFEVRRWSGLPRVREPDRCDGMGWYPLGALAEPMVAYCRAGLDAYRAGLPAAVHFQQPGDLIEFAPDAVDPTRLLAGPSADAMELPCLLREFADRTVGPITEAVDVSWARPGSRVWRITGSGGGTWYLKRHRAVGFHTREVAAYRMWAPALGHHAPRLVAADTATQAVVITALAGRSPHGMVLDPAVEVLVQRELGRLAAALHHCTPDEPDQPVSPDPASDKVLRHLEAARPHLADGDEELVLAAARTYDGLPRPELVPTHGDLQYRNVLLADDGEVRLFDFERSEYATRTRDMVRLSDTWAGRPELRAAFLGGYGRPLTPTEVVRLDCEAAFDSVAGIAYGHSHHDPEVVERGRRTLRRLRTARRP
- a CDS encoding ABC transporter permease, translated to MRATLRWAHADFRAHRGEALFVVLASAGIIASLLLAGALFSYAANPWQRVFNQSHGAHIWLHTRAGADTAALSRMDGVAAVSGPYRTAATTVESRGARVGVSLRAAEAAPPETGRPLLTAGSWLSGPDDDTDTDTDTGTGTGGGAAVVLEASVARALWAEPGDTVRVTGPDGAPHALRVRGIAEVAEPRYHPGGGPGIGWILADTLDGIAHGETGQSVGLRLQDPDDTDFAVQRAVTVLGADRVAQVTKWQQARAEAGGDDRLLGQMFAVFGLGALLAAALAAAGAIGARVRGQLRDIAILKAVGFTPGQVTRGFLVQHLAFALLGVALGTAAIALLGARIPGRIGEAAAVWQDLPGHTALMIGVPCGAVLLIAAATGLSAWRAGRVPPVPVARAALPTAAPMTALGRRALGVRVAPALVLGWRAAFPRRGRTLLPVARLALPLVLITVALVAWSTLDQFRSRPAQMGLAAALTVRSGQPAASTEADLAQALAAIPDIATVHPGAEMAALVPGQTGTITLRGLGTARDPYPSKVVEGRAVSGPDEAVAGQGLLDLLGVRVGAWVRMTVEGRPQILHVVGRTIEPESGGRVITTTIDALRERDPGLRADYHALVLREGADPRAVGAALAGVDGGALEVRETPNPVDRLEPARGVIAALIAVLALIGLIELLTLISTGVRDRGRDLLALKAIGLTPRQIGSMIVTAAGLTALAAAVVGTTVGVLSGSWLVDTQGASSGIGAGIAQLPPWPVLLTVIVGAVLGALAAAALPATRAARRRLADSLSETL
- a CDS encoding ABC transporter ATP-binding protein; its protein translation is MSDDATTAAPGVPADPVAPAEPIVRAEGLTKTHHGEGVPVHAVRGVDLSVQPGEFVAITGPSGAGKSTLLHLMGGLQRPDSGKLWLGGERVDEYREARWAVLRRRSIGVVFQFFNLVSNLTVADNVELPALLAGASPKAARASRAELLAELGLEGRERSMPGELSGGEQQRVALARALVNHPALLLADEPAGSLDSKGTREVLRLLSRFHQRGQTIMMVTHDARMASAADRVISFFDGRIADDAQLGGGRRTPARGVSGVLELEPEPKE
- a CDS encoding PadR family transcriptional regulator; translated protein: MRLALLALLTRSPAHGYELKQDLEKLLGAAYPQPNVGQIYVTLGRLEKSGLIEGEDVEQAGRPNKRTYRLTDAGREAVLAWFEETAEEPRVRDEFFMKIALAPQSGLADPVALINKQRRQYLNTMRDLSKLAAAEDRDNKISQLLIEGAMLHLQADLDWLERCQEELE
- a CDS encoding ABC transporter substrate-binding protein, with product MRWMRAAGRALLVGAVVLAGYTGFGVRADAGTASGAGDRGPLTLVTAGDLTDYLPPLLDDWNEAHPDERVTLVELPDSADETRAQMISELRSGRDRFDVLNIDVAWTSEFAAAGWISPLRRDRFPLDAFLRPVVDTATFDGRLYAVPYVTNAGLLYYRKDILEREGEEPPRTWDELARQARTIAPEYGLDGYAGQFLPYEGLTVNVTEAVHSAGGSILRDDGARVSVDSDAARAGLRFLADGVREGWIPREALGYKEEESRRAFQDGRLLFLRNWPYVYADASDAGSKIAGRFGAVPLPGADGPGTSVLGGSNLAVSSHARHPASAADLISYLTSERVQRQVLTKGSLPPVRAALYEDPELVRAYPYLPTLRQSVLSAVPRPKSARYDQVSLAVQAVAQDVMALRQTPEEATARLARELGAISRKG
- a CDS encoding glycoside hydrolase family 13 protein; this translates as MLSTLPAATGHLSPAAPAPAPWWRDAVIYQVYVRSFLDSTGDGIGDLAGVRTGLPYLRKLGVDGIWLSPFYPSPQHDHGYDVADYCGVDPVYGDLAEFDRLVADARRLGLKLLLDIVPNHCSSEHPWFRDALASGPGSAARSRFHFAPGRGPDGTEPPNNWRAMFGGPAWSRITEPDGTPGEWYLHLFTPEQPDLNWRDPAVGDDFEQVLRFWLDRGVDGFRIDVAAGLFKHPALPDSDDPGADERARDAVNQLAWNRPEVHDVWRRWRSVCEEYTARDGHERLLVGEVSVPTAREHAEYVRPDELHQAFFFDLLSAPWDADAFRATITEAVRDIAGTGSTVTWVLNNHDQVRTVTRYAGEPGVEGSGLGAARARAAALLMLALPGAAYVYQGEELGLPEVLDLPDEVLTDPIFLRTGSRKHVRDGCRVPLPWSGHASPFGFTGDAAGAKPWLPQPEWFAEHATDRALADTRSFWHLYRDGLQLRRTLPQLGDGALRWLDAPAQVLAMVRGDGLVCAVNFGTEPVPAPVPGTALLASGPCPDGVLPAATAAWWTADCPAPAPVLAPAPAQIPGA
- a CDS encoding ABC transporter substrate-binding protein, with product MRRPSKATRRTAATASAAFALALGATACGNATGPASGGELSGQTVTVAGVWTGSEQKNFKKVLDAFTEKTGAKTVFVPSGDNVSTFVGSKIEGGNAPDVVMVPQVGVLQQFAKEGWLQPLSDQTTRTAGSTLAPVWKNYGTVDGTYYGLYFKAAHKSTVWYAPEAFAQAGVNEPKSYTDMLKAGRTLADSGRPAFAIAGEDGWTLTDWFENIYLSQAGPEKYDQLAQHKLKWTDESVVRALTTLGELFKDKQLVAGGAQAALGTDFPSSVAQVFGPEPKAGMVYEGDFVGGVAKDQFGKKLGTDAKFFPFPSVEGGRPPVVSGGDAAVVLKDGKNSKAGMKLLEYLAGSEAAEVWARAGGFLSPNNQVDIASYGDDITRSTANSLIAAGDSIRFDMSDQAPAAFGGTKGAGEWKLLQDFLRDPSDPQGTAAKLEAEAAKAYGN
- a CDS encoding ABC transporter permease is translated as MADTLTAARGDIADGRRRAQRRKRRLAVVFVLPALLLLGALVVYPVLFSFGRSLFDADGTRFVGAGNYAAIVQDPATLKAIRNSALWVVVAPTLLTGLGLMLAVLTEKVRWATAFKLVLFLPMAVSFLAAGIIFRLAYDQDPDRGVLNAAVVGVHDSFEDSAAFPTARAREGQGVTGSAGGPYSTEGTLRPGSSVSLGFIGVAPGSMPAAAKAAATAAPVADAIGGVVYLDFAPGGAGTPGKVDPGENGLPGMTVEAVRDGGRVAATAVTADDGSFRFTGLADGDYTVRLPAANFEAPYQGVNWLGPALVTPAIIGAYLWVWTGFAMVLIGAGLAAIPRDALEAARMDGASEGQIFRKITVPLLAPVLTVVFVTLVINVMKVFDLVYIIAPGPVQEEANVLATRMWLVSFGGGNDQGLGSALSVVLLLLVVPAMVFNIRRFRRSGS